In Streptomyces sp. NBC_01439, the following are encoded in one genomic region:
- a CDS encoding ATP-binding protein, with the protein MDATLDATAERTAVVVALADTRTDPPEAGPAGEQPAAEPPAAPAPPEPAPPAVPTASETSAADTADTADTADTADAAGAVGGPTVPAQAGPGGFGRPAEPAQRQPRPVLTELRLSAFGTHRSAVFPLGPLTLFAGPSGSGKSQALAAHEALAGLGSGALLEEVFPDPRARIPDRAVPDAQRRRGFRLGCTVDGPVGPVRLDLAVQAEPTLRIVGERLSQDGQVLLATALRDPGRRSVQAAWLTGGAIGVTRAPLPDDRLGTALLPLRVAGSTAGQRQVLAAAEQVVVALRAVFPCDPRPDLMRAAVPPGEGRLLGDCANLADVLRRTRSECGTRYALLAEAARTGCAGPVAGLDVRAPAGGAPVAAVLDRGPGRPATELARLGAGELRFLALALVLLTGPGVLAVDPAAELLSARQALTVLADDFDRGLDRRQSAELLRLALLSCGRGHIRLVAAVGEGTAATARDLPGVAVVDLGA; encoded by the coding sequence ATGGACGCCACCTTGGACGCGACGGCGGAGCGCACCGCCGTCGTCGTCGCGTTAGCCGACACCCGCACCGATCCCCCCGAGGCCGGACCGGCCGGCGAGCAGCCCGCCGCGGAGCCCCCGGCCGCGCCCGCCCCACCCGAGCCCGCCCCACCGGCTGTGCCGACCGCTTCCGAGACTTCCGCGGCCGATACGGCCGATACGGCCGATACGGCCGATACGGCCGACGCGGCCGGGGCCGTCGGCGGCCCGACCGTGCCGGCGCAGGCGGGCCCCGGCGGCTTCGGGCGCCCTGCCGAGCCCGCGCAGCGGCAGCCCCGGCCCGTCCTTACCGAGCTGCGGCTCTCCGCCTTCGGGACGCACCGCTCGGCGGTCTTCCCGCTCGGCCCCCTCACCCTCTTCGCCGGGCCGAGCGGCAGCGGCAAGTCCCAGGCCCTGGCGGCCCACGAGGCGCTGGCCGGGCTGGGGTCCGGGGCCTTACTGGAGGAGGTCTTCCCGGATCCGCGCGCCCGCATCCCCGACCGGGCCGTCCCCGACGCGCAGCGCCGGCGCGGGTTCCGCCTCGGCTGCACCGTGGACGGACCCGTCGGCCCGGTCCGGCTCGACCTCGCCGTCCAGGCCGAGCCCACGCTGCGCATCGTCGGCGAACGGCTCTCGCAGGACGGGCAGGTCCTGCTCGCCACGGCCCTGCGCGACCCCGGCCGGCGCTCGGTCCAGGCCGCCTGGCTGACCGGCGGCGCCATCGGCGTCACCAGGGCCCCGCTGCCCGACGACCGGCTCGGAACGGCCCTGCTCCCGCTCCGCGTCGCCGGTTCCACCGCGGGCCAACGCCAGGTCCTGGCCGCCGCCGAACAGGTGGTCGTGGCCCTGCGCGCGGTGTTCCCGTGCGACCCCCGCCCGGACCTGATGCGCGCCGCGGTCCCGCCGGGCGAGGGCCGGCTGCTGGGCGACTGCGCCAACCTGGCCGACGTGCTGCGCCGTACCCGCAGCGAATGCGGCACCCGTTACGCGCTGCTGGCGGAGGCGGCCCGCACCGGCTGCGCGGGGCCCGTCGCGGGGCTGGACGTACGGGCTCCCGCGGGCGGCGCACCCGTCGCGGCGGTACTGGACCGGGGCCCCGGCCGGCCCGCCACGGAGCTGGCCCGACTGGGCGCGGGCGAACTCCGCTTCCTCGCGCTGGCGCTGGTCCTGCTGACCGGGCCGGGGGTGCTGGCCGTGGACCCGGCGGCCGAACTGCTCTCCGCGCGGCAGGCGCTGACGGTGCTGGCCGACGACTTCGACCGGGGCCTCGATCGGCGCCAGAGCGCCGAACTGCTGCGCCTCGCCCTGCTGTCCTGCGGCCGCGGTCACATCCGGTTGGTGGCGGCCGTGGGGGAGGGGACCGCAGCCACCGCCCGAGACCTCCCGGGCGTCGCGGTGGTAGACCTGGGGGCATGA
- a CDS encoding 3' terminal RNA ribose 2'-O-methyltransferase Hen1 produces the protein MFLTISTTGSPERPATDLGYLLHKHPGKTQAFSTSHGTAHVFYPEASVERCTAALLLEVDPVALVRRGRGKGRGGAPDAALAQYVNDRPYAASSLLAVALSGVFRTALKGQCTARPELPEQARPLRVEIPVLPARGGAALVHRLFGPLGWDLVEAEAVALDEQFPEWGDSRYVRLVLEGELRLADALRQLYVLLPVLDDAKHYWISPDEVDKLLRAGDGWLAAHPEHGLITSRYLARHKRLTQDAIERLELVRLAEADGSEVEELDNAVDETRDTEERPVPLAVQRREAILAALRLAGAQRVLDLGCGQGQLLQALLGDPAYSEIVGMDVSVRALQIAARRLRLDRMGERQSARLKLIQGSLAYTDKRLAGYDAAVLSEVIEHLDPERLPALEYAVFGSARPRTVLVTTPNVEYNVRWETLPAGHVRHGDHRFEWNREEFRAWAEDVAQRHGYGVRYVPVGDDDPEVGPPTQMAVFTQHDGAAGTDSAGTTHPTATAGTTEAAGTTGTIHTTDTPKEGEAA, from the coding sequence GTGTTCCTGACGATCTCCACCACCGGCTCCCCCGAACGACCCGCCACCGACCTGGGCTACCTGCTGCACAAGCATCCCGGCAAGACGCAGGCGTTCTCCACCTCCCACGGCACCGCCCACGTGTTCTATCCCGAGGCCTCGGTCGAACGGTGCACGGCGGCCCTGCTGCTGGAAGTGGACCCCGTCGCGCTCGTGCGGCGCGGTCGGGGCAAGGGCCGGGGCGGAGCGCCGGACGCCGCGCTCGCACAGTACGTGAACGACCGGCCGTACGCCGCGTCCTCGCTGCTGGCCGTCGCACTCAGCGGAGTGTTCCGCACCGCGCTCAAGGGGCAGTGCACCGCCCGCCCCGAGCTCCCGGAGCAGGCCCGGCCGCTGCGCGTCGAGATCCCGGTGCTGCCCGCCCGCGGCGGCGCCGCCCTCGTGCACCGGCTGTTCGGCCCGCTCGGCTGGGACCTCGTAGAAGCCGAGGCCGTAGCGCTCGACGAGCAGTTCCCCGAATGGGGGGACTCCCGCTACGTACGGCTCGTCCTGGAGGGCGAGCTGCGCCTCGCCGACGCCCTGCGGCAGCTCTACGTGTTGCTGCCGGTCCTCGACGACGCCAAGCACTACTGGATCTCCCCCGACGAGGTCGACAAGCTGCTGCGGGCCGGAGACGGTTGGCTCGCCGCCCACCCCGAGCACGGGCTGATCACCTCCCGCTACCTGGCCCGCCACAAGCGGCTGACCCAGGACGCCATCGAGCGCCTGGAACTGGTCCGCCTCGCCGAGGCCGACGGCAGCGAGGTCGAGGAGCTCGACAACGCGGTGGACGAGACCCGCGACACCGAGGAGCGGCCCGTGCCGCTCGCCGTGCAGCGGCGCGAGGCGATCCTCGCCGCCCTGCGGCTGGCCGGCGCCCAGCGGGTGCTGGACCTCGGATGCGGTCAGGGGCAGTTGCTCCAGGCGCTGCTCGGGGACCCGGCGTACTCCGAGATCGTCGGCATGGACGTGTCCGTGCGGGCCCTGCAGATCGCGGCCCGCCGGCTGCGGCTGGACCGGATGGGCGAGCGGCAGAGCGCGCGACTGAAGCTCATCCAGGGCTCGCTCGCCTACACCGACAAGCGGCTGGCCGGCTATGACGCCGCCGTGCTCAGCGAGGTCATCGAGCACCTGGACCCGGAGCGGCTGCCCGCGCTGGAGTACGCGGTGTTCGGTTCGGCCCGCCCCCGCACGGTCCTCGTCACCACCCCGAACGTCGAGTACAACGTGCGCTGGGAGACCCTGCCCGCCGGGCACGTCCGCCACGGCGACCACCGCTTCGAGTGGAACCGCGAGGAGTTCCGGGCCTGGGCCGAGGACGTCGCGCAGCGCCACGGCTACGGGGTCCGGTACGTGCCCGTCGGCGACGACGACCCCGAGGTCGGGCCGCCGACCCAGATGGCCGTCTTCACCCAGCACGACGGCGCTGCCGGCACCGACTCGGCCGGCACCACCCACCCGACCGCCACGGCCGGTACCACCGAAGCGGCCGGCACCACCGGCACGATCCACACCACCGACACCCCGAAGGAGGGCGAGGCAGCATGA
- the mmuM gene encoding homocysteine S-methyltransferase yields the protein MPRASGPLAEALARRAVLLDGGLSNQLAAQGCDLSGDLWSGRVLAEHPDQVAAAHAAYTTAGAEVLITASYQVGYAAFAAHGHDRTETTALLRRSVHLAARAAEAADHEVWVAASVGPYGAVLADGSEYRGRYGLGVRELAAFHRPRIEALLAAGPDVLAVETVPDSDEAEALLTVLAETGAPAWLSYTVAEGRTRAGQPLREAFALAAAAPQVIAVGVNCCDPADVLPALEAAAAVTAKPLLAYPNDGSIWNATTRTWHAPETPAPWPAQTWYATGARLVGGCCRIGPDRIAALGALLPDRSR from the coding sequence ATGCCACGCGCGTCCGGCCCGCTCGCCGAAGCCCTGGCCCGCAGGGCCGTGCTCCTGGACGGCGGGCTCAGCAACCAGCTCGCCGCCCAGGGCTGCGACCTCTCCGGCGACCTCTGGTCGGGCCGGGTGCTCGCCGAGCACCCGGACCAGGTGGCGGCCGCCCACGCGGCGTACACCACCGCCGGCGCCGAGGTGCTGATCACCGCCAGTTACCAGGTCGGCTACGCGGCCTTCGCCGCCCACGGCCACGACCGCACGGAGACCACCGCCCTGCTGCGCCGCAGCGTGCACCTGGCCGCCCGGGCCGCCGAGGCCGCCGACCACGAGGTGTGGGTGGCCGCCTCCGTGGGACCGTACGGAGCGGTGCTCGCGGACGGCTCCGAGTACCGCGGCCGGTACGGGCTGGGCGTGCGCGAACTCGCCGCCTTCCACCGCCCCCGCATCGAAGCCCTGCTCGCCGCCGGCCCCGACGTCCTGGCCGTGGAGACCGTCCCGGACAGCGACGAGGCCGAGGCGCTGCTCACCGTCCTCGCCGAGACCGGTGCACCCGCCTGGCTCTCGTACACGGTGGCCGAGGGCCGCACGCGGGCCGGGCAGCCCCTGCGCGAAGCCTTCGCCCTCGCCGCCGCGGCCCCGCAGGTCATCGCGGTCGGCGTCAACTGCTGCGATCCGGCCGATGTCCTGCCCGCCCTCGAAGCCGCGGCCGCCGTCACCGCCAAGCCGCTGCTGGCCTACCCCAACGACGGCTCGATCTGGAACGCCACCACCCGCACCTGGCACGCCCCCGAAACCCCCGCCCCCTGGCCCGCACAGACCTGGTACGCGACCGGCGCCCGCCTCGTCGGCGGCTGCTGCCGGATCGGACCGGACCGGATCGCCGCCCTCGGAGCGCTGCTGCCGGACCGGTCGCGGTGA
- a CDS encoding nucleotide pyrophosphohydrolase: MNETQQPPQPPQPSEQCPEERLDRLQRRLAQFAAARGWEPYHTPKNLAVALSVEASELVEIFQWLTPEQSAKIMEKPESAHRVADEVADVLAYLLQFCEVLGVDVLDALAAKIERNELRFPVPGTSTPNGHSSE; encoded by the coding sequence ATGAACGAGACGCAGCAGCCGCCCCAGCCGCCCCAGCCGTCCGAGCAGTGCCCCGAGGAGCGGCTGGACCGACTGCAGCGCCGGCTCGCGCAGTTCGCGGCGGCGCGCGGCTGGGAGCCGTACCACACGCCCAAGAACCTGGCAGTGGCGCTCAGCGTGGAGGCGTCCGAACTGGTGGAAATCTTCCAGTGGCTGACGCCCGAGCAGTCGGCGAAGATCATGGAGAAGCCGGAATCGGCCCACCGCGTGGCCGATGAGGTGGCCGACGTGCTCGCGTATCTGCTGCAGTTCTGTGAGGTTCTCGGGGTGGATGTGCTGGATGCGCTCGCCGCGAAGATCGAGAGGAATGAACTCCGCTTTCCCGTGCCGGGTACATCGACACCAAATGGTCACTCTTCGGAGTGA
- a CDS encoding DUF6099 family protein — protein MDAVRLIAAGRHALAQSGAAWDIVGEAWQAQALAQGIGSYLAVTGPPELRSEARGLGEAGGRGCGVLDRAALSGEGSAPEHPPRAAQLSEVSDVRQALLGLQELLGEVGIALVGVACGTDDEALYWQCIESIDAADESSDRVRAILRRMVVRERGSASGVA, from the coding sequence ATGGATGCGGTACGGCTCATCGCGGCCGGCCGGCACGCGCTGGCACAGAGTGGGGCCGCGTGGGACATCGTGGGCGAGGCTTGGCAGGCCCAGGCGCTCGCGCAGGGTATAGGGAGCTATCTGGCGGTCACCGGGCCGCCAGAGCTGAGATCGGAGGCGCGGGGACTGGGGGAAGCGGGAGGCAGAGGCTGCGGGGTGCTCGATCGGGCGGCCCTGAGCGGCGAGGGAAGTGCGCCCGAACATCCGCCGCGGGCAGCGCAGTTGAGCGAGGTGTCGGATGTCCGGCAGGCGCTGCTCGGACTTCAGGAGCTGCTGGGTGAAGTGGGGATAGCGCTGGTCGGGGTGGCCTGCGGGACGGACGACGAGGCCCTCTACTGGCAGTGCATAGAGTCGATCGACGCGGCCGACGAGTCGAGCGACCGGGTACGGGCGATCCTGCGTCGCATGGTGGTTCGTGAGCGGGGATCGGCCTCGGGCGTGGCCTGA
- a CDS encoding LLM class F420-dependent oxidoreductase → MDLRIFTEPQQGASYETLLTVAKATEDLGFDAFFRSDHYLSMGAADGLPGPTDAWITLAGLARETKRIRLGTLMTAGTFRLPGVLAIQVAQVDQMSGGRIELGLGAGWFEQEHKAYGIPFPADRMSRLEEQLAIVTGMWATEAGASFDYAGKHYQVENSPALPKPAQTKVPVLIGGHGAKRTPRLAARYADEFNMPFASIADSERQFARVRQAAEEAGRKADDLRYSNALVVCVGKDDAEVARRAAAIGRDVDELKANGLAGSPAEVVEKIGAYGAAGSSRVYLQLLDLDDLDHLELISARVLSQLR, encoded by the coding sequence ATGGATCTGCGCATTTTCACCGAGCCCCAGCAGGGTGCGAGCTACGAGACCCTCCTGACCGTCGCCAAGGCCACCGAGGACCTGGGCTTCGACGCGTTCTTCCGCTCCGACCACTACCTGAGCATGGGCGCCGCCGACGGTCTGCCCGGACCCACCGACGCGTGGATCACCCTCGCGGGCCTGGCCCGGGAGACCAAGCGGATCCGCCTGGGCACGCTGATGACGGCAGGAACCTTCCGGCTGCCCGGAGTCCTCGCCATCCAGGTGGCCCAGGTCGACCAGATGTCCGGCGGCCGCATCGAACTGGGCCTCGGCGCGGGCTGGTTCGAGCAGGAGCACAAGGCGTATGGGATCCCCTTCCCGGCGGACCGGATGTCCCGGCTGGAGGAGCAGCTGGCCATCGTCACCGGCATGTGGGCCACCGAAGCCGGCGCCTCCTTCGACTACGCGGGCAAGCACTACCAGGTGGAGAACTCACCCGCGCTCCCCAAGCCCGCCCAGACCAAGGTTCCCGTCCTCATCGGCGGCCACGGAGCCAAGCGCACCCCGCGGCTCGCCGCCCGCTACGCGGACGAGTTCAACATGCCCTTCGCGTCGATCGCCGACAGCGAGCGGCAGTTCGCCCGGGTCCGGCAGGCGGCCGAGGAGGCCGGTCGCAAGGCCGATGACCTGCGCTACTCCAACGCCCTCGTCGTCTGCGTGGGCAAGGACGACGCCGAGGTGGCCCGCCGGGCCGCCGCCATCGGCCGCGACGTCGACGAGCTCAAGGCCAACGGCCTGGCCGGCTCCCCGGCCGAAGTCGTGGAGAAGATCGGCGCCTACGGCGCCGCCGGCTCCTCCCGCGTCTACCTCCAGCTCCTCGACCTCGACGACCTGGACCACCTGGAGCTGATCTCCGCCCGAGTGCTCTCCCAGCTCCGTTAG